A genomic window from candidate division TA06 bacterium includes:
- a CDS encoding type II secretion system protein produces MHSHKTNQNRFSARAFSLIEMMIALVVFSIVVGAIISVMVNFSRSVQKQQTNILLGNECNAAFKRIENQLSSSFGWIGGTASSLTVIRQNGDSVIAVWDSADSMLYLDQARQFPAGVKVIECRFLYMPKKMEAMSMAPELWLEEVDLDDNGVIEGNELYNVVLVQIKIKLAKNTGWYEGSKNFRLPPVITEVKVIE; encoded by the coding sequence ATGCATAGTCATAAAACAAACCAAAATAGATTTTCGGCCAGGGCATTCAGCCTGATCGAAATGATGATAGCGCTGGTTGTATTTTCCATCGTGGTCGGCGCCATAATCAGCGTTATGGTCAATTTCAGCCGGTCGGTGCAAAAGCAACAGACCAATATCCTGTTGGGTAATGAGTGTAATGCAGCTTTTAAACGCATTGAAAACCAGCTGTCGTCATCGTTCGGTTGGATCGGAGGAACTGCAAGCAGCCTGACCGTTATCCGGCAAAACGGGGATTCCGTGATCGCAGTCTGGGACTCTGCCGACAGCATGCTTTATCTTGACCAGGCCCGGCAATTCCCGGCCGGGGTAAAAGTTATCGAGTGCCGGTTCCTTTATATGCCCAAGAAAATGGAAGCCATGTCCATGGCCCCGGAATTATGGCTGGAGGAAGTGGATCTGGACGATAACGGGGTAATTGAGGGCAATGAGCTTTACAATGTGGTATTGGTTCAGATAAAGATCAAATTAGCCAAGAATACCGGTTGGTACGAAGGCAGTAAGAATTTTCGGTTGCCGCCGGTTATTACGGAAGTAAAGGTGATTGAGTAA